From one Nothobranchius furzeri strain GRZ-AD chromosome 2, NfurGRZ-RIMD1, whole genome shotgun sequence genomic stretch:
- the LOC107378025 gene encoding uncharacterized protein isoform X1 has translation MAAIDLQLGLERSGRGWGPELMDNFDSEMQEWEDQLQDIQRKIEELYSEVQARRGVNDVTGDNQKNGSPLECGLRHHSDGLFGPSRHGGNRPGDIIVHHCGPNGCSYPVSRQGAYSYCCSSGVSEIGDLLQDYFENGKKTSRKNNGTRHVHFSDTVKVNQDMSACQDESRRSGNNRLGQEHYSGTFEETENRKNRVSHMKSAPCRESSSNQSKPPVGQRDASAEQARLQFPTTATESPVDRKSFSQGVLGDRKCTSPSVLKKFGAMLQENEGKTLTESGVVTHQGLEAKCSTPGCQRRALGATGGASKAPVRMAIQKCQGDCGVLTAEKDPSQEWALGLDCRHKDQRGGYSGSKGFQAPQQVQRRLQVSGSPNIRPRANSGVDRDGGSGQAEKTRKPTVQQVEPKGDYRPPNFTSGSPRIQRGQELPGCVHVRDEGLIELLDMLEIQHEYSSSPSREHAAYKQELQHVNPAELSPTRPRKSFSRPARPANQRPPSRWAGCTPTARITSPSGPIYRPLTRSYSPALKHQPLVSYPFQTETVIM, from the exons ATGGCAGCCATCGATCTGCAGCTTGGGCTGGAACGCAGCGGCCGGGGATGGGGACCAGAACTGATGGACAACTTTGACTCTGAGATGCAGGAGTGGGAGGATCAGCTGCAGGATATCCAGAGGAAAATAGAAGAG CTGTACAGCGAAGTTCAGGCTCGCAGAGGGGTGAACGATGTCACTGGTGACAACCAGAAAAATGGCAGCCCATTGGAGTGTGGGCTACGGCATCACAGTGACGGCCTTTTTGGGCCTAGCCGCCACGGTGGGAATCGCCCTGGAGATATCATCGTACATCACTGTGGCCCCAACGGGTGCAGCTACCCTGTGAGTCGCCAGGGTGCCTACAGCTACTGCTGCTCCAGCGGGGTTTCGGAGATCGGAGACTTGCTGCAGGACTATTTTGAGAACGGGAAGAAAACGAGCAGGAAGAACAACGGAACTCGTCACGTG CACTTCAGTGACACAGTTAAGGTGAACCAGGACATGTCTGCCTGCCAGGATGAGAGCAGAAGATCTGGTAATAATAG GCTTGGCCAAGAGCATTACTCTGGCACTTTTGAAGAAACTGAAAACAGGAAGAACCGAGTGTCTCACATGAAGAGTGCCCCCTGCAGAGAGAGCTCATCTAACCAGTCCAAGCCCCCTGTTGGACAAAGGGATGCTAGTGCTGAACAGGCACGCTTGCAGTTCCCCACCACAGCCACTGAGTCTCCTGTGGACAGAAAGTCCTTCAGTCAAGGAGTCCTTGGAGACCGGAAGTGCACCAGCCCCTCTGTCCTCAAGAAGTTTGGAGCCATGCTTCAGGAGAATGAGGGTAAAACGCTTACAGAATCAGGGGTGGTGACCCATCAGGGACTGGAGGCAAAGTGTTCCACTCCTGGCTGTCAGCGCCGGGCCCTGGGAGCCACTGGAGGAGCCAGCAAGGCGCCTGTGCGCATGGCCATCCAGAAATGCCAAGGAGATTGTGGTGTGCTGACAGCAGAGAAAGATCCCAGCCAAGAATGGGCTTTGGGATTGGACTGTAGACACAAGGATCAGAGGGGAGGCTACAGCGGCTCTAAAGGGTTCCAGGCTCCTCAGCAGGTCCAGAGGAGGCTTCAGGTGTCAGGGAGCCCAAATATCCGACCCAGGGCTAACAGTGGGGTGGACAGAGACGGAGGATCGGGTCAAGCAGAGAAAACTAGGAAGCCTACAGTCCAACAGGTGGAGCCCAAAGGGGACTACAGGCCCCCAAACTTTACCTCTGGGTCTCCGAGGATTCAGAGGGGACAGGAGCTGCCGGGTTGTGTGCACGTGAGGGACGAAGGACTTATTGAATTGCTGGACATGCTGGAGATTCAACACGAGTACAGCTCGAGTCCTAGCAGGGAACACGCAGCTTACAAACAAGAGCTACAGCAT gtAAACCCTGCAGAGTTGTCTCCAACCAGACCGAGGAAGAGTTTTTCTCGACCTGCACGCCCTGCCAACCAACGGCCGCCTTCCAGATGGGCCGGCTGCACCCCTACGGCTAGAATCACCTCCCCGTCAGGCCCCATCTACCGCCCTCTGACACGCAGCTACAGCCCCGCTCTCAAGCACCAACCTCTTGTTTCCTATCCTTTCCAGACAGAGACTGTCATCATGTGA
- the LOC139066364 gene encoding uncharacterized protein — MGSCLAICQGSCVLRTFIFLITIAFSLTHLLLAVWLVLVFLNESTASNFSAAFDPPCCSDNNPDSLTSQFNKHCLSILDNICPVRTRSVPAVNPTPWFNDSLRSLKSQCRKTERLLKKTHLHVHLLHLKDLLTSFNSAVRDARVSYFSNLVSQSKGNPKVLFNTISSIVSPASPTASIHSVADCENFLSFFVDKVNKVRSSISPSALSPPLPTPTRPIILDSFAPVSLPELTKLVNSMKTSACPLRILPSSLFKSAFQSIGPSVLSIMNASLVSGQVPAYFKNAVIHPLLKKPSLDPSLHSSFRPISKLPFISKILEKVVAKQLTAALDEHNIYDCFQSGFRRAHSTETALLRVSNDLLAHSDAGDCSVLVLLDLTAAFDTVVSDV; from the coding sequence atgggGTCATGTTTGGCCATTTGTCAGGGCTCctgtgtcctgaggacgtttatatttctgatcaccattgcattttctttaactcacctcctgctcgccgtatggttagttctcgtttttcttaatgagagcacagctagcaatttttctgctgcttttgatccaccctgttgttctgataacaacccagattccttaacttctcagtttaacaagcactgcctctccattctggacaacatctgtcctgtcagaaccagatcagttcctgcagtgaaccctactccctggtttaatgacagccttcgcagcctgaagagccaatgcagaaaaactgagcgtttattgaagaaaacccatctccacgtccatctgctgcacttaaaggatcttctgacatcctttaactctgcagtcagagacgctagggtttcctatttctccaacctggtgtcccagagcaaagggaaccccaaggtgctgtttaacaccatcagcagcatcgtctctcctgcctctcctacagcctccatccactctgttgcagactgtgagaactttctgtctttctttgtggacaaagtcaataaggttagatctagcatctctccttcagccttatcgccgcctctcccgactccaaccaggcccatcatcctagatagctttgctcctgtttctttgcctgagttaaccaaactagttaactctatgaagacctctgcatgccccctccgcatcttaccctcatctttgtttaaaagtgcttttcagtccatcggccccagcgtgctctctataatgaatgcttctctggtctctggtcaggtccctgcttactttaagaacgctgtaatccacccgcttcttaaaaaaccgagtctcgacccctctctccatagcagcttcagacccatctctaaacttccgttcatctccaagatcttggaaaaggttgtggctaaacaactcacagctgctcttgatgaacataacatctatgattgcttccagtcaggttttcgtagagctcattctactgaaacagctcttcttagggtctctaatgaccttctggctcacagtgatgcaggggactgttctgttctggtcctgctggacctgactgcagcctttgacactgttgtgtcagatgtataa
- the LOC107378025 gene encoding microtubule cross-linking factor 3 isoform X2 gives MQMENVMDARAARRGPDPAEEAAEAASVTQQDQALEEEIERLLEENDELKCEIEEMRTEMEEMRDTFYEEDTCQLQEMRRELERANKNCRILQYRLRKAERKRLRYAQTGEIDEELLRSLEQDLKVAKDVSVRLHHELEKVEEKRTKTEEENEKLRQKLIEVEVTKQALQNELEKTKESQKRRGSKDIQKTDKKPAQTATEEENEDLKCQLALIKEEAVLMRKKTAKIDKEKDRLEQELQKYRSFYGELDSTHPKGEAGGPPTTRESELKLRLRLVEEEANILGRKIVELEVENRGLRAELDDLRGEGEGAGNSGCGATSGSGAGRGLGDDLTELRQQLQLVEDEAELLRRNLADAEDQNKKVTTELNKLRFKAGTHEGGARHGGGAAAMDGVKNEGLQEELKAARLQINDLSGKVMQLQYENRVLLSNMQRYDLATHLSLRPSPRDSDAESDAGGATSGRRESDEDSTSSRLIPPHRKREGPVGGESDSDEVRNNNGSSRCMTPTRGLYTPTGPEGSASSALARFLPGGRCSLRDRQQMVDIRAEAERLVRTIDRLIADTATIISEARVYVSNGDLMFGRGGEEGGEGDGSRIREHELLYRINAQMKAFRKELQAFIDRLEVPRLEDREAEEPLSMFQPIILLILILVLFSSLSYATIFKLVFLFTLFFVL, from the exons ATGCAGATGGAAAACGTGATGGATGCGCGGGCCGCTCGGAGAGGACCAGACCCGGCAGAGGAAGCTGCGGAGGCGGCGTCCGTGACACAGCAGGACCAGGCCCTGGAGGAGGAGATAGAGAGGCTGCTGGAGGAGAATGATGAGCTCAAG TGTGAAATCGAAGAGATGAGGACCGAGATGGAGGAGATGCGAGACACTTTCTACGAGGAAGACACCTGTCAGCTGCAGGAGATGAGGCGTGAGCTGGAGCGAGCCAATAAAAACTGCCGGATCCTGCAGTATCGACTGCGCAAGGCGGAGAGGAAGAGGCTGCGTTACGCCCAGACGGGAGAAATTGATGAAGAGTTGCTCAGGAGTCTTGAACAGGACCTGAAG GTGGCAAAGGATGTGTCTGTGAGGCTGCACCACGAGCTGGAGAAAGTGGAAGAAAAGCGCACAAAAACCGAAGAGGAGAACGAAAAACTGCGACAGAAACTCATAGAGGTGGAAGTGACCAAACAAGCTCTGCAGAATGAGTTAGAAAAAACCAaagag tCTCAAAAAAGAAGAGGAAGCAAAGACATCCAGAAGACGGACAAGAAGCCAGCGCAGACTGCTACTGAG GAGGAGAACGAAGACCTGAAGTGCCAGCTAGCGCTCATCAAGGAGGAGGCTGTCCTCATGAGGAAGAAGACGGCCAAGATCGACAAGGAGAAGGACCGTCTGGAGCAGGAGTTGCAGAAGTATCGGTCCTTCTACGGAGAACTAGACAGCACTCATCCTAAAGGGGAGGCTGGGGGGCCACCCACTACCCGCGAGTCAGAACTGAAGCTGCGCCTTCGACTGGTGGAAGAGGAGGCAAACATTCTTGGGAGGAAGATAGTTGAGCTTGAG GTGGAGAATCGTGGGCTGAGAGCCGAGCTGGACGACCTACGAGGTGAAGGGGAGGGTGCTGGAAACTCCGGGTGTGGTGCCACGAGTGGGTCGGGCGCGGGGCGAGGCCTGGGGGACGACCTAACGGAGCTccggcagcagctgcagctggtgGAGGATGAGGCAGAGCTCCTGAGGAGAAACCTGGCCGACGCTGAGGACCAAAACAAGAAGGTGACGACGGAGCTGAACAAACTGCGCTTCAAGGCCGGTACCCACGAGGGCGGGGCCAGGCACGGTGGGGGAGCTGCAGCGATGGATGGAGTCAAAAACGAAGGTCTGcaggaggagctgaaagctgccAGGCTCCAGATTAATGATCTCAGCGGAAAG GTAATGCAGCTGCAGTACGAGAACCGTGTCCTCCTCTCCAACATGCAGCGCTATGATCTGGCCACCCATCTCTCTCTGCGACCTAGCCCGCGGGACAGCGACGCAGAGAGCGATGCCGGAGGCGCCACGAGCGGTCGACGTGAGAGCGACGAGGACTCCACCTCCTCCCGCCTGATCCCGCCTCACCGCAAACGCGAGGGCCCCGTGGGAGGGGAAAGCGACTCGGACGAGGTGAGGAACAACAACGGAAGCAGCCGATGCATGACGCCCACACGGGGCCTCTACACCCCCACCGGGCCCGAGGGCTCTGCCTCTTCAGCTCTGGCTCGCTTCTTGCCCGGCGGACGCTGCAGCCTGCGCGACAGGCAGCAAATGGTTGACATCCGCGCGGAAGCAGAGAGGCTGGTGCGAACCATCGACCGCCTGATCGCCGACACGGCCACCATCATCTCAGAGGCCAGGGTCTACGTTTCTAATGGCGACTTGATGTttgggaggggaggagaggaaggCGGGGAGGGTGATGGGAGTAGGATCAGAGAACACGAGCTGCTGTACCGCATCAACGCCCAGATGAAGGCTTTCCGGAAAGAACTGCAAGCTTTTATTGACAGGCTGGAGGTGCCGaggctggaggacagggaggcagaGGAGCCGCTCTCG atgttCCAGCCCATCATTTTGCTCATCCTCATACTCGTCTTATTCTCATCCCTCTCTTACGCCACCATCTTTAAACTAGTCTTTCTTTTTACTCTCTTCTTTGTTCTGTGa